A genomic stretch from Erigeron canadensis isolate Cc75 chromosome 9, C_canadensis_v1, whole genome shotgun sequence includes:
- the LOC122582332 gene encoding FCS-Like Zinc finger 3-like — translation MSSTLLTYAGGENTTYFLEACSFCSKPLGHNSDIYMYRGNKPFCSQECRQEQIDIDEKREKRWRVSRKTKETNKKSATDNKNNVQTGTLVVA, via the exons ATGAGTTCTACCTTGCTAACGTACGCAGGTGGTGAAAATACCACTTATTTTCTTGAAGCTTGTAGTTTTTGCTCAAAGCCACTTGGTCATAATAGTGACATATACATGTACAG AGGGAACAAACCATTTTGTAGCCAGGAGTGCAGGCAAGAACagattgatattgatgaaaaaagagagaaaagatgGAGAGTATCTaggaaaacaaaagaaacaaacaagAAATCAGCCACAGACAACAAAAATAATGTTCAAACAGGAACTCTTGTTGTGGCATGA